The Bemisia tabaci chromosome 5, PGI_BMITA_v3 genome includes a window with the following:
- the P5cr gene encoding pyrroline-5-carboxylate reductase yields MVKLSDVTLGFLGAGNMAQAIGLGLIKSGTLKSPQIIVFAPSERCFSPWRAASIETTHCILSVFNKAQVVFLGMKPQMLDQFLLDAEREKAKPCKSILFVSLLVGTTLSTLEKKIESNFGKGHRIIRVMPNTPLMVGAGCSAVCHQLGKDSEDVALVKAVMSQNGTVSEIPESLISTFAALAGSGPAYGYIIIEALADGAVKNGMPRDMALQLAAQTMAGASKMVLETNTHPGQLKDQVCSPGGTTIAAIYALEKAGIRGGMMDAINAAVARSKEMS; encoded by the exons ATGGTAAAACTGTCAGATGTCACGTTGGGTTTTCTTGGAGCTGGAAACATGGCCCAAGCTATTGGACTCGGCTTGATAAAGTCAG gCACTCTGAAATCACCTCAAATCATCGTTTTTGCTCCTTCGGAAAGGTGCTTTTCACCATGGAGAGCCGCTAGTATTGAGACCACTCACTGTATAT tGTCTGTTTTTAATAAAGCTCAAGTTGTCTTCTTAGGAATGAAGCCTCAAATGCTCGACCAGTTTTTACTTGACGCAGAACGAGAGAAAGCAAAGCCTTGTAAATCGATACTTTTTGTCTCTCTTCTGGTTGGAACTACTCTGAGCACACTGGAAAAG AAAATCGAATCTAACTTTGGAAAAGGTCATCGCATCATAAGAGTTATGCCCAACACCCCACTAATGGTAGGAGCTGGATGCTCAG CTGTCTGTCATCAATTGGGAAAGGATTCTGAAGATGTTGCTCTTGTGAAAGCGGTGATGTCACAAAATGGAACCGTTTCAGAAATCCCAGAGTCTCTGATCTCAACTTTTGCAGCTTTAGCTGGTTCTGGACCAGCATAT GGTTACATAATAATCGAAGCTCTGGCTGATGGTGCTGTGAAAAACGGGATGCCTCGCGATATGGCTCTCCAGTTGGCTGCGCAAACAATGGCTGGTGCTTCCAAGATGGTGCTCGAGACGAACACTCACCCAGGGCAGTTAAAGGACCAGGTTTGTTCACCTGGCGGTACAACCATCGCAGCTATCTATGCTCTTGAAAAAGCTGGAATTCG AGGTGGAATGATGGACGCAATCAATGCAGCAGTTGCAAGGAGTAAAGAAATGAGTTAA